In Pseudobdellovibrionaceae bacterium, the following proteins share a genomic window:
- a CDS encoding guanosine monophosphate reductase — protein sequence MFNWEALTTRGKAYTFDDVLLVPNKSEVRSRRDPDLSTHLTREMTIDRPFISANMDTVTEAEMAIGMGKLGAIGILHRFMSIADQVKQVTRVKESGAAHIGASIGVNEDYQDRAKALVESGVDVLTIDIAHGHSVAMLEVMSWLKSEFKGLQIIAGNIATPKGAEDLIEAGADAIKVGIGPGSMCTTRIITGCGVPQLTAISLCAHVARAKGVPVIADGGVKSSGDIVKALAAGADSVMLGSLLAGTIETPGPIRNGMKQYRGMASKAAQVSWRGGVPEGMAPEGESTQLPVKGHIYDVINELSGGLRSGMSYLNATRIEDIRSNALFMEMTPMGILESRAHGLKN from the coding sequence ATGTTTAATTGGGAAGCTTTAACGACAAGGGGCAAGGCCTACACCTTTGATGATGTTTTGCTGGTACCAAACAAATCAGAAGTCCGTTCCCGTCGTGACCCTGATCTCTCCACACACCTCACCCGAGAAATGACTATTGATCGCCCTTTCATTAGCGCCAATATGGATACCGTGACTGAAGCAGAAATGGCCATCGGCATGGGCAAGCTTGGGGCCATTGGCATCCTTCACCGTTTTATGTCCATTGCAGATCAGGTCAAACAAGTGACCAGGGTCAAGGAGTCAGGCGCTGCCCACATTGGCGCATCAATTGGGGTCAATGAAGATTACCAAGATCGTGCCAAGGCCTTGGTGGAAAGTGGCGTGGATGTTCTCACCATCGATATCGCCCACGGGCATTCGGTCGCCATGCTCGAAGTGATGAGCTGGCTCAAGTCCGAGTTCAAGGGGCTGCAGATCATTGCGGGCAATATTGCAACCCCTAAAGGTGCTGAGGATTTAATTGAAGCAGGAGCCGACGCCATCAAGGTGGGCATTGGTCCTGGTTCCATGTGTACCACGCGCATTATCACCGGCTGTGGAGTCCCTCAGCTCACAGCGATCTCCCTTTGCGCTCACGTTGCCCGCGCCAAGGGAGTCCCAGTGATTGCTGATGGTGGCGTCAAAAGCTCGGGAGACATTGTTAAGGCACTTGCCGCCGGAGCGGACTCCGTGATGTTGGGTTCTCTGTTGGCGGGCACTATTGAGACCCCTGGCCCTATCCGCAACGGCATGAAGCAATATCGGGGAATGGCCTCTAAGGCCGCCCAAGTCTCCTGGCGAGGAGGAGTCCCCGAGGGTATGGCCCCTGAAGGAGAGTCCACCCAACTGCCGGTTAAGGGCCATATCTATGATGTGATTAACGAGCTTTCGGGCGGCCTTCGCAGTGGCATGAGTTACCTTAATGCCACGCGGATTGAGGATATTCGCAGCAACGCCCTATTCATGGAAATGACACCCATGGGAATTCTTGAGTCTCGGGCTCACGGACTAAAGAACTGA